Genomic DNA from Deinococcus ruber:
ACGATCAAAACAGCAGACGGCAAGGCCACCACAGATACCCTGAAGAGCGTGTATCAGCCCTGGGGCGCGGTCTACGGCGTGCAGCCTGGCGACCGCCGCCTGCGCTGAACGTCTCCACCGTGAACATTCCCGGACGTCTCGAGATCACCGACGTGAACCCGCTCCATCTGCTGCGTGGGGCAACCCCACGCAGCGCCATTTCTAGGTACATAGACGCGGCACGGAACGCACGTGATCGAGAAGACTTCTTCTGTTCTCGCGTGGCACACGAGATTTTGAACTCCTTTGAAAAAGTGTCGGGATTGAAAGGGCAAGCGGCTTGGACGAGATCGTGTACAGCTTGCCAATCGCAAGATCCGTTACTAGAGTATGACGTGCCCTCGACTCCTCTAATCCCGATTGAGCAGCGCCTCAGGGAACAGATGAACGCCGCGCGTCCAAGCGCCGACCTTCCCCGTGCTGCCCTTCCGGGCCAGCTGGGCGTCAACGCCCTTGTGCTGACGCGCAGACGTGGCGTGATCCCTGACAGCGTCGCCCTCTTGAACGCGTTGAACTTTGAGATTCCCGTGCCGTCGAAAGAAGCCGCGTCATGACGGCCCTGTCGACAGGGCCCGATCACGTCTTTCAGGGTGGCGGTGAGATGGGCGCGATGATGCGCACGTTCGACTGGACCACGACGCCTCTCGGACCCTCGCAGACCTGGCCGCCTGAGCTGCGAACCCTGATCCGGCTTATGCTGGCCGCCCAGCAGCCGATGTTCATCGGCTGGAGCCGTGACTTGATCAGTCTCTACAACGACGCCTACAGCCAGTTCCTTGGTCCAGACAAACACCCGCATGCCCTCGGCACGCCGCTCGCGGCGGTCTTCGCAGAGGACGCTTACCCTCAGCTCAAACCCGTTTTCGAGGCGCTGATGACCCGGGGGGAGGCGGTCGCGTTCGAAGGCGCTCCCGTGCCCCTGGTGCGGTTTGGTTACCTCGAAGAAACCTTCTTCGACTTTGGCTACACCCCCGTGTCCAGCGAAGGTGGGGAGATCAAGGGCATGTTTGTGGCCTGCACCGAATCGACCGAAGGGGTCCTCGCCAGCCGACGCACGCTGACGCTGGCCCAACTCGCGTCCACGCTGATCGGTGCCCAGGATGCCGATCAGATTGCTCAGGTTGCCTTGGCGACCCTGGCTCAGAATTCGCACGATGTTCCGTTCGCCCTGCTGTACCTCTCCGGAGAGACGGGAACCTTGACCTTGAAAGCAACGATGGGCCTGACGGACACGCTGCTTGACCAGCCCTGGCCGGTTCAGGATGTCTTTCAGACACAAACGGCCCAGTGGACGCAGGACCTCGGACCGATCTCAGCGGGGCCCTGGCCCGAAGCTGTGACCGAGGTGGCAGCACTTCCGCTGGTGCCTGCCGATGGTCACGCCCCGGCGCTGGGTGTGCTGGTAGTTGGGGTGAACGCCCGCAAGCGGCTGGACGGCCCGTACCGCGATTTCCTCGCCTTGTTGGCCCAGCAACTCAGTTCGGCGCTGGAGCGCAGTGATCAGGCGCGTCAACTTGAAGAGCACCGTGCGGAACTCGAAGCGCGGACGAAGGCGCTGGAAAGCTTCGCAACGCTCACGCGCGACCTTGGCCTGCATGAGGATCCCTCCGTGCTGGTTCAACGGGCGCAACAGGTGATGTTGTCCTTGCTGCCCGAGGGGTACACGTTGTACTTCGAGCCTGAGGGCGACCGCTGGGTCTTGCGGGCTCAGACGGGAGACGTGAGGAGCGAGGCGCTGCAGGCGGTCGCGGACGCTGGACTGCCGTATCACGAGGCCAGAAACTTGCTTCTCCCATACACGACCCTGGCGCCGTATTACCAGGATCGATACGCCCGGGACACCGACAATATCAGCGAGTTGGTGGCTCATATTGGCGCGTCCGCGACCTTTCCGGTCATGGTCGATGGCCGTCCCAGGGGCGTGGTCGCCGTGGTGCTCTTCGGCGAGCGGCGACCCTGGAAACGCACCGAGAAAGCCGTGATGGAATCCGTGACCCGGAGCCTGAGCCTCACATTGGAAGGCATCGAGGCTCGCCGCAACTTCAATCGAACCCAGCACTACCTTAAAGTGGTGGCAGATCACGCGCCGATCCTGCTATTTGCCACGGATGCCCAGGGAGTGTTCACCCTCTCCGAGGGTAGTCTGCTCACGAAACTCGACCTGCAGTCCGCGCAGGCGGTCGGACACTCGGCCACAGC
This window encodes:
- a CDS encoding ATP-binding protein, which encodes MTALSTGPDHVFQGGGEMGAMMRTFDWTTTPLGPSQTWPPELRTLIRLMLAAQQPMFIGWSRDLISLYNDAYSQFLGPDKHPHALGTPLAAVFAEDAYPQLKPVFEALMTRGEAVAFEGAPVPLVRFGYLEETFFDFGYTPVSSEGGEIKGMFVACTESTEGVLASRRTLTLAQLASTLIGAQDADQIAQVALATLAQNSHDVPFALLYLSGETGTLTLKATMGLTDTLLDQPWPVQDVFQTQTAQWTQDLGPISAGPWPEAVTEVAALPLVPADGHAPALGVLVVGVNARKRLDGPYRDFLALLAQQLSSALERSDQARQLEEHRAELEARTKALESFATLTRDLGLHEDPSVLVQRAQQVMLSLLPEGYTLYFEPEGDRWVLRAQTGDVRSEALQAVADAGLPYHEARNLLLPYTTLAPYYQDRYARDTDNISELVAHIGASATFPVMVDGRPRGVVAVVLFGERRPWKRTEKAVMESVTRSLSLTLEGIEARRNFNRTQHYLKVVADHAPILLFATDAQGVFTLSEGSLLTKLDLQSAQAVGHSATALFAHEAELREGRRLNRALAGEDTHDLIHFGAQGVTLETWFIPVKNAAGDVTEVVGVSLDVTERLEGQRQVVQANEELRRSNAELEQFAYVASHDLQEPLRTVTSFSQLLVSKYRGQLDAKGDLYLRLITEGAERMAQLLQDLLAFSQVTRDAKALGIVDSAVIVRQVVQDLDALIKRTEAEVEVRGLPRVFSDASQLRQVFQNLLGNALKFNAPNRKPRVRVEAVRNGGLWRFAVSDNGVGIQSEFFERIFTIFQRLHTREKYEGNGIGLAITRKIIERQGGHIWVESTPDAGTTFFFTLVASEDHE